The following are encoded together in the Tripterygium wilfordii isolate XIE 37 chromosome 3, ASM1340144v1, whole genome shotgun sequence genome:
- the LOC119995349 gene encoding polygalacturonase-like, protein MASQHPILFLVFLLISMPFISCHNVLQEDNIIHHHEYYINGNIIDDFDDEVSGLYGGGSSSQAAYPSYFSSIFDDQVSSFKRFDKLGCPLRACVDVDGFGAKGDGKTDDTQAFVKAWKAVCSSKAAILVVPEKTYRLRPITFSGPCQSDVILQVYGTIEASDNRGDYTEDPRHWLVFDSVENLLVQGGGTINGNGNIWWQNSCKINKSLPCKDAPTALTFHKCKNLMVRSLKIQDAQQIHVSFQGSINVQASNLFVTAPKESPNTDGIHVTETQNIQITSSVIGTGDDCISIANGSQNVLAQDITCGPGHGISIGSLGSGSSEAYVSGVTVIGAKFSGTTNGVRIKTWQGGSGSASNIEFKNISMYNVTNPIIIDQNYCAQHKPCKQQKSAVQIENVMYQNIKGTSASDVAINFDCSESFPCQGIVLEDISLVRQGGKAAEAVCNNVNLAEFGVVSPQCP, encoded by the exons ATGGCTTCACAACATCCAATATTATTCCTTGTCTTTTTACTGATTTCCATGCCCTTCATTTCATGTCACAATGTTTTACAAGAAGACAATATCATCCATCATCATGAATATTACATTAATGGTAATATAATTGATGATTTTGATGACGAAGTCTCTGGCTTATATGGTGGTGGTTCTTCTTCTCAAGCTGCTTATCCTTCCTATTTTAGCTCCATTTTTGATGATCAAGTTTCAAGCTTTAAGAGGTTTGACAAACTGGGTTGTCCTCTAAGAGCTTGTGTCGATGTTGATGGCTTTGGAGCTAAGGGTGATGGAAAAACTGATGATACCCAG GCATTTGTGAAGGCGTGGAAAGCAGTTTGTTCATCAAAAGCAGCTATTCTTGTGGTGCCCGAGAAGACATATAGGCTTAGGCCCATCACATTCTCTGGCCCATGCCAATCTGATGTTATACTTCAG GTATATGGGACCATAGAAGCTTCTGATAACAGAGGAGACTATACGGAAGACCCAAGACACTGGCTTGTGTTTGATAGTGTTGAGAATTTACTTGTTCAAGGTGGTGGAACAATCAATGGCAATGGCAATATATGGTGGCAAAATTCCTGCAAAATCAACAAATCTCTT CCTTGCAAGGATGCTCCGACG GCTCTCACATTCCACAAATGCAAGAACTTGATGGTGAGGAGCCTGAAAATCCAGGATGCTCAACAAATCCATGTCTCTTTCCAAGGTAGCATCAATGTCCAAGCTTCAAATCTTTTTGTAACTGCACCTAAAGAAAGCCCCAATACTGATGGAATCCATGTCACTGAGACCCAGAACATCCAGATCACAAGCTCTGTCATAGGAACag GTGATGATTGTATATCCATTGCTAATGGGTCCCAAAATGTGTTAGCTCAGGACATCACCTGTGGACCAGGTCATGGAATCAG CATTGGAAGCTTAGGGTCTGGGAGTTCAGAAGCGTATGTTTCAGGCGTAACAGTGATTGGAGCTAAGTTTTCTGGCACCACCAATGGAGTCAGGATCAAGACATGGCAGGGAGGCTCTGGAAGTGCAAGCAACATCGAGTTTAAAAACATTTCAATGTACAATGTCACCAACCCAATCATAATTGACCAAAACTACTGTGCCCAACACAAACCTTGCAAACAACAG AAATCAGCAGTACAAATTGAGAATGTGATGTACCAGAACATTAAAGGGACTAGTGCTTCTGATGTGGCAATCAATTTTGACTGCAGCGAGAGCTTTCCATGTCAAGGGATTGTGTTGGAAGATATAAGCTTAGTAAGGCAAGGAGGGAAAGCAGCAGAAGCTGTATGCAACAATGTTAACTTGGCTGAATTTGGAGTGGTGTCCCCACAATGCCCTTGA